The following proteins are co-located in the Salvelinus namaycush isolate Seneca chromosome 31, SaNama_1.0, whole genome shotgun sequence genome:
- the LOC120026093 gene encoding zinc finger and BTB domain-containing protein 43-like: MESEGNVLRVDFPNFSGTLLQKLNQQRQRGQLCDIIVVIQGHQYRAHRAILAASSPYFCDQVLLKNSARCVLPDVMHPCVFERLLLSCYTGTLHLPAGEVVAFLTAASFLQMWHVVDKCTELLEVVGSGASTLVHKSSGGLRDRSFPGDSSYHSPGDGSMGLEDGGGGGAVEGFAKMEMDQLLENSFSPPTLENNSTQPSGSCSPPVDHDGSGSEVASQDGDVEEGGEGDYQYSRPAYVPPSIMGHRKWVHVKSERRADCRGDGSLFIGDPAVTDSEQLKLTHSQASASRSSLDHSIDEKPVVQLEESLEEDPLDFYGTSIEGFSTDKADGTPLGLKDDLLERATGVEESGGGGERTPGGLQEETSHSGFASVVYKLYPCQCGKSFTHKSQRDRHMSMHLGLRPYGCAVCGKSFKMKHHLVGHMKIHTGVKPYECSLCAKRFMWRDSFNRHTSSCTRVHQARCAVNEQAAQIC, translated from the coding sequence ATGGAGTCCGAGGGGAATGTGCTCCGCGTGGACTTCCCAAACTTCTCCGGAACCCTGCTGCAGAAGCTCAACCAGCAGCGGCAGAGGGGCCAGCTCTGTGACATCATCGTAGTCATCCAGGGACACCAGTACCGTGCTCACCGGGCCATCTTGGCCGCCAGTTCGCCCTACTTCTGCGACCAAGTACTCCTTAAAAACAGTGCCCGCTGCGTTTTACCTGACGTCATGCACCCGTGCGTGTTCGAACGTCTCCTCCTCTCTTGCTACACGGGCACCCTGCACCTACCTGCCGGCGAGGTGGTAGCTTTCCTCACGGCAGCTAGCTTCCTCCAGATGTGGCACGTGGTGGACAAATGCACTGAGCTCTTAGAGGTGGTAGGAAGCGGCGCTAGCACATTAGTGCACAAGTCTTCTGGTGGGCTGAGGGACAGGTCTTTCCCTGGGGACAGCAGTTACCACAGCCCTGGGGACGGCTCCATGGGCCTGGAGGAcggcggaggaggaggagcagtagAGGGCTTTGCCAAAATGGAGATGGACCAGCTCCTGGAGAACAGCTTCTCCCCACCCACTCTGGAGAATAACAGCACCCAGCCCAGCGGAAGCTGCTCGCCACCGGTCGACCACGACGGCTCAGGTAGCGAGGTCGCCAGCCAGGATGGGGATGTTGAGGAGGGTGGCGAGGGGGACTATCAGTACTCCAGACCGGCCTATGTCCCGCCCAGCATCATGGGCCACAGGAAATGGGTCCACGTAAAGTCAGAAAGGCGCGCAGATTGCAGGGGCGACGGGTCCCTCTTTATCGGGGACCCTGCGGTCACTGACTCTGAGCAGCTGAAACTTACCCACTCCCAGGCCTCGGCCAGCAGGAGCTCCCTGGACCACAGCATTGATGAGAAACCGGTGGTTCAGCTGGAGGAGAGCCTGGAGGAGGACCCTCTGGACTTCTACGGTACCTCCATAGAGGGCTTCTCCACCGACAAGGCCGACGGGACACCGCTTGGACTGAAAGATGACCTGCTAGAAAGGGCAACCGGGGTTGaggagagtggtggtgggggagaAAGAACCCCTGGTGGTCTCCAGGAAGAGACCTCCCACTCGGGCTTCGCCTCAGTGGTCTACAAGCTGTACCCCTGCCAGTGTGGCAAGAGCTTCACCCACAAGAGCCAGCGGGACCGGCACATGAGCATGCACCTGGGCTTGCGGCCGTACGGCTGCGCCGTGTGTGGCAAAAGTTTCAAGATGAAGCATCACCTGGTCGGCCACATGAAGATTCACACGGGCGTCAAGCCCTACGAGTGCAGCCTGTGCGCCAAACGCTTCATGTGGCGGGACAGCTTCAACCGTCACACGTCCTCCTGCACCAGGGTCCATCAGGCCCGGTGCGCCGTCAACGAGCAGGCCGCCCAGATCTGCTGA